Proteins from a genomic interval of Phenylobacterium sp. LH3H17:
- the ccoP gene encoding cytochrome-c oxidase, cbb3-type subunit III produces MSKRESDEVTGVETTGHEWDGIRELDNPLPRWWLWVFYASIAVAAVYWVLMPSWPGLTSYSKGILGQSDRQAVVGELQALTAERGAQAARLRTASLDEIERDPELQAYAQAVGQSVFGDNCATCHGTGGVGAKGYANLRDDVWLWGGELADIHRTIQVGVRSGGPDARFSQMPAFGRDQMLTPAQVDDLTEFVVALSRRPADVAAVRRAAPVYVAQCVACHGVKGLGDQKQGAPNLTDQEWLYGSTRQAIHDQIWNGQGGVMPAWKDRFDPETLKALAVYIHANAGGR; encoded by the coding sequence ATGTCGAAGCGTGAGTCCGACGAGGTTACGGGCGTCGAGACCACGGGCCACGAGTGGGACGGCATCCGCGAACTGGACAATCCCCTGCCGCGCTGGTGGCTTTGGGTGTTCTACGCGAGCATCGCGGTCGCCGCGGTCTACTGGGTACTCATGCCGTCCTGGCCAGGCCTGACCAGTTATTCCAAGGGGATCCTGGGACAGTCGGACCGCCAGGCGGTCGTCGGCGAACTCCAGGCGCTGACAGCCGAGCGCGGCGCCCAGGCGGCACGCCTGCGCACCGCCTCGCTGGACGAGATCGAGCGTGATCCGGAACTGCAGGCCTACGCCCAGGCGGTCGGTCAGTCGGTGTTCGGCGACAACTGCGCCACCTGCCACGGCACGGGCGGTGTCGGCGCCAAGGGTTACGCCAACCTGCGCGACGACGTCTGGCTCTGGGGCGGCGAGCTGGCGGACATCCACCGGACCATCCAGGTCGGCGTCCGATCGGGCGGCCCCGATGCGCGGTTCTCCCAGATGCCGGCCTTCGGGCGCGACCAGATGCTGACCCCGGCCCAGGTGGACGACCTGACCGAATTCGTGGTGGCGCTCTCGCGTCGGCCGGCCGACGTCGCCGCCGTTCGGCGCGCCGCCCCGGTCTATGTGGCCCAGTGCGTCGCATGCCACGGGGTGAAGGGTCTGGGCGACCAGAAGCAGGGCGCCCCCAATCTGACCGATCAGGAGTGGCTGTACGGCTCCACCCGCCAGGCCATCCACGACCAGATCTGGAACGGGCAGGGCGGTGTCATGCCGGCCTGGAAGGACCGCTTCGATCCTGAAACCCTCAAGGCGCTCGCCGTCTACATCCACGCCAACGCCGGAGGGCGATAG
- a CDS encoding cbb3-type cytochrome c oxidase subunit 3, with product MSGLTYETVAQFSQQGGLIYFGALFAGGVAYALWPKNREAFQRLAHLPLQDHEDPDVEA from the coding sequence ATGAGCGGCCTTACCTACGAAACCGTCGCGCAGTTCTCCCAGCAGGGCGGGTTGATCTACTTCGGCGCCCTCTTCGCCGGGGGCGTCGCCTACGCGCTCTGGCCCAAGAACCGCGAGGCGTTCCAGCGCCTGGCCCACCTTCCCCTGCAAGATCATGAGGATCCCGATGTCGAAGCGTGA
- a CDS encoding FixH family protein, producing MTGWHVLIAVVAFFGIVIAVDTIFVVNAYRTFPGQVSATPYEDGLRHNRSVARLKAQSALGWRALAAPTQGRVEVEMVDQTGQPIRGLALSGDLQRPATETGRIVLTFTEVSPGRYSAPAAPAPGVWDLRFTTTGAQPFEAERRLTWP from the coding sequence GTGACCGGCTGGCATGTCCTCATCGCCGTCGTCGCCTTTTTCGGGATCGTGATCGCGGTCGACACCATCTTCGTGGTCAACGCCTATCGCACCTTCCCGGGCCAGGTCTCGGCGACCCCCTACGAGGACGGTCTGCGGCACAACCGCTCCGTCGCCCGGCTGAAAGCCCAGTCCGCGCTGGGATGGCGCGCCCTGGCCGCGCCCACCCAGGGTCGGGTCGAGGTCGAGATGGTCGACCAGACCGGCCAGCCGATCCGGGGCCTGGCGCTGTCGGGCGACCTGCAGCGGCCGGCGACCGAGACCGGTCGCATCGTTCTCACGTTCACCGAGGTTTCACCGGGACGCTACTCGGCGCCTGCGGCGCCCGCGCCAGGCGTCTGGGACCTTCGGTTCACGACCACCGGGGCGCAGCCCTTCGAAGCGGAGCGGCGCCTCACATGGCCCTGA
- the ccoN gene encoding cytochrome-c oxidase, cbb3-type subunit I, giving the protein MATAFSDDRLFRFHGWIFIAAFVAALSAMTVGLSSGRLRSPQNEYADGVVRAGVIATMFWAIAGLLAGVVIAAQLSWPTIFYFPEAGWLNFGRLRPLHTSGVIFAFGGNALIATSFYVVQRTCRARLAGGAWPWFVFWGYQLFIVLAATGYLAGITQSREYAEPEWYVDLWLTVVWVAYLLVFLGTIWKRKEPHIYVANWFYLAFIITIAMLHVVNNLAMPVSLLSSHSYSLFAGVQDALIQWWYGHNAVGFFLTAGFLAMMYYFVPKRAERPVYSYRLSIVHFWSLIFIYIWAGPHHLHYTALPQWAQTLGMTFSIMLWMPSWGGMINGLMTLSGAWDKLRTDPVLRMMAVSIAFYGMSTFEGPLMSIREVNALSHYTDWTIGHVHSGALGWVGFISFGAVYCLVPWLWKKDRLYSNALAEWHFWIATLGIVLYICAMWVSGIMEGLMWREYTPQGFLANSFVETVSAKHIENVIRTLGGLMYLTGALIMSYNLWRTIRMPSQAPVAQAAGPAPALVAAE; this is encoded by the coding sequence ATGGCTACGGCATTTTCCGACGACCGGCTGTTCCGGTTCCATGGCTGGATATTCATCGCCGCCTTCGTGGCGGCGCTCAGCGCCATGACCGTGGGATTGTCCTCGGGCCGGCTTCGCTCGCCCCAGAACGAGTACGCCGACGGCGTGGTCCGCGCCGGCGTCATCGCCACCATGTTCTGGGCCATCGCCGGCCTGCTGGCCGGCGTGGTGATCGCCGCCCAGCTCTCCTGGCCGACCATCTTCTACTTTCCCGAGGCGGGCTGGCTGAACTTCGGACGCCTGAGGCCACTGCACACCTCGGGCGTGATCTTCGCATTCGGCGGCAACGCCCTGATCGCGACCTCATTCTATGTCGTGCAGCGCACCTGCAGGGCGCGCCTGGCCGGCGGGGCCTGGCCCTGGTTCGTGTTCTGGGGTTACCAGCTGTTCATCGTGCTGGCGGCCACCGGCTACCTGGCCGGCATCACCCAGTCACGGGAATACGCCGAACCTGAGTGGTACGTCGATCTGTGGCTGACCGTGGTCTGGGTCGCCTATCTGCTGGTCTTCCTGGGCACGATCTGGAAGCGCAAGGAGCCGCATATCTATGTGGCAAACTGGTTCTACCTCGCCTTCATCATCACCATCGCGATGCTGCATGTGGTCAATAACCTGGCCATGCCCGTCAGCCTGCTGAGCAGCCACAGCTACTCCCTGTTCGCAGGTGTGCAGGACGCTCTGATCCAGTGGTGGTACGGCCATAACGCGGTGGGCTTCTTCCTCACCGCCGGGTTCCTGGCGATGATGTACTACTTCGTGCCCAAGCGCGCGGAGCGGCCGGTCTATTCATACCGCCTGTCCATCGTCCACTTCTGGTCGCTGATCTTCATCTACATCTGGGCGGGTCCCCACCACCTCCACTACACGGCCCTGCCGCAGTGGGCCCAGACCCTTGGCATGACCTTCTCGATCATGCTGTGGATGCCGTCCTGGGGCGGGATGATCAACGGCCTGATGACGCTCTCGGGCGCCTGGGACAAGCTGCGCACCGATCCGGTCCTGCGGATGATGGCGGTCTCCATCGCCTTCTACGGCATGTCGACCTTCGAAGGCCCGCTGATGTCCATCCGCGAGGTCAACGCGCTCAGCCACTATACCGACTGGACCATCGGGCACGTGCATTCCGGCGCGCTCGGCTGGGTCGGCTTCATCTCGTTCGGGGCGGTCTACTGCCTGGTCCCCTGGCTGTGGAAGAAGGACCGGCTCTACTCCAACGCTCTGGCCGAGTGGCATTTCTGGATCGCAACCCTGGGGATCGTCCTCTACATCTGCGCGATGTGGGTCTCCGGCATCATGGAAGGCCTGATGTGGCGCGAGTACACGCCCCAAGGTTTCCTCGCCAACTCGTTCGTCGAGACCGTGTCGGCCAAGCACATCGAAAACGTCATCCGCACCCTCGGAGGTCTGATGTACCTCACCGGCGCGCTGATCATGTCTTACAACCTGTGGCGTACGATCCGCATGCCGAGCCAGGCGCCCGTCGCCCAGGCCGCCGGTCCCGCCCCCGCGCTTGTCGCGGCCGAGTAG
- the ccoO gene encoding cytochrome-c oxidase, cbb3-type subunit II: protein MWKHHTKLERNSLPLVLGILIVVSIGGMVEIAPLFYLESTIEKVEGVRPYTPLELEGRDIYVREGCYLCHSQMIRPLRDEVERYGHYSLAAESMYDHPFQWGSKRTGPDLARVGGKYSDAWHRDHLIDPRSVVPESVMPPYAFLADKPLDYRDIQAKIRAMNKVGVPYTQEMIDSAKEDLETQADPFAGSAKFLARYGAKAQQRDFDGNPSQISEMDALVAYLQMLGTLVDFKTYRAEAPENQR from the coding sequence ATGTGGAAACATCACACCAAGCTTGAGCGGAATTCGCTGCCGCTCGTCCTCGGGATCCTGATCGTCGTCTCCATCGGCGGGATGGTCGAGATCGCGCCGCTCTTCTACCTGGAGAGCACGATCGAGAAGGTGGAGGGCGTGCGCCCCTACACCCCCCTCGAGCTCGAAGGCCGCGACATCTATGTTCGTGAGGGCTGCTACCTCTGCCACTCGCAGATGATCCGGCCCCTGCGCGACGAGGTCGAACGCTACGGCCACTACAGCCTCGCCGCCGAGAGCATGTACGACCACCCCTTCCAGTGGGGGTCCAAGCGCACCGGGCCCGACCTGGCGCGGGTGGGCGGAAAGTACTCCGACGCCTGGCATCGCGACCACCTGATCGATCCGCGCTCGGTGGTGCCGGAATCGGTGATGCCGCCCTACGCGTTCCTGGCGGACAAGCCGCTCGACTATCGCGACATCCAGGCGAAGATCCGGGCCATGAACAAGGTCGGCGTCCCCTACACCCAGGAGATGATCGACAGCGCCAAGGAGGACCTGGAGACCCAGGCCGATCCCTTCGCCGGTTCCGCCAAGTTCCTGGCCCGGTACGGCGCCAAGGCCCAGCAACGCGACTTCGACGGAAATCCCAGCCAGATCAGCGAAATGGACGCCCTCGTGGCCTATCTCCAGATGCTGGGGACCCTGGTGGACTTCAAGACCTATCGGGCCGAAGCCCCGGAGAACCAGCGATGA
- the ccoG gene encoding cytochrome c oxidase accessory protein CcoG, with the protein MTVVIDRSGPTAARTSPVSAAAKARGPAYVTGLYKPRQPIYPKLVHGRWRAIKWALLIATLTIYYVTPWIRWERPGTLPDQAVLVDFAGRRFYFFWIQLWPQEVYFLTGLLVLAALVLFLSNALFGRLWCGYSCPQTVWTDLFIHVERLFEGDRNARMRLDAAPWSLNKAWRKIGKHAVWLGIAFGTGGAWIFYFHDAPTLIRTFWIGQGPLTGYIFCALLTFTTYVFAGFMREQVCIYMCPWPRIQGAMLDEHSLQVTYRYDRGEPRGAHKKGADWTGRGDCVDCAQCVTACPMGIDIRNGPQLECINCGLCIDACDEIMDRVGRPKGLIAFDTDAAVEARAAGRPAIYKLLRPRTAFYGVALAAVSGAMAWGFSVRTTLDLHVLRDRNPVFVRLHDGAVRNGYTLKIVNRGFEDETVIVAFDGPPGARIKTPAAASSGASLTVVAPANEVRALRVFVTLPPQALSAPNLPASFVVRTSKAEARVETTFLSGAANTP; encoded by the coding sequence ATGACCGTGGTGATCGACCGGTCGGGCCCAACCGCCGCCAGGACCTCGCCGGTCTCGGCGGCGGCCAAGGCGCGGGGACCGGCCTATGTGACCGGGCTCTACAAGCCGCGGCAGCCCATCTATCCGAAACTGGTCCACGGGCGCTGGCGCGCCATCAAGTGGGCGCTGCTGATCGCGACCCTGACCATCTATTATGTGACGCCCTGGATTCGCTGGGAGCGGCCCGGAACCCTGCCGGACCAGGCGGTGCTGGTCGATTTCGCGGGCCGGCGGTTCTATTTCTTCTGGATCCAGCTCTGGCCGCAGGAAGTCTACTTCCTGACGGGCCTGCTGGTGCTCGCAGCCCTGGTCCTGTTCCTCAGCAACGCGCTCTTCGGACGGCTGTGGTGCGGCTATTCCTGTCCCCAGACGGTCTGGACCGACCTGTTCATCCACGTGGAGCGATTGTTCGAGGGCGACCGCAATGCGCGCATGCGGCTGGATGCGGCGCCCTGGTCGCTGAACAAGGCCTGGCGAAAAATCGGCAAGCATGCGGTCTGGCTCGGGATCGCGTTCGGCACAGGCGGCGCCTGGATCTTCTACTTCCACGATGCGCCGACGCTGATCCGCACGTTCTGGATCGGGCAGGGGCCGCTGACCGGCTACATCTTCTGCGCCCTGTTGACCTTCACGACCTACGTCTTCGCCGGGTTCATGCGCGAGCAGGTCTGCATCTACATGTGCCCCTGGCCCCGCATCCAGGGCGCGATGCTCGACGAGCATTCGTTGCAGGTGACCTATCGCTACGATCGAGGCGAACCGCGCGGCGCGCACAAGAAAGGCGCCGACTGGACGGGCCGGGGCGACTGCGTCGATTGCGCCCAATGCGTGACCGCCTGCCCCATGGGGATCGACATCCGTAACGGGCCGCAGCTCGAGTGCATCAATTGCGGACTCTGCATCGACGCCTGCGACGAGATCATGGATCGGGTCGGACGGCCAAAGGGTCTGATCGCCTTCGATACGGACGCCGCGGTCGAGGCGCGCGCCGCCGGCAGGCCGGCCATCTACAAGCTGCTGCGCCCGCGGACCGCCTTCTACGGCGTCGCCCTCGCCGCGGTGTCGGGCGCCATGGCCTGGGGATTCAGCGTCCGGACCACCCTCGACCTCCATGTGCTGCGCGACCGGAACCCGGTGTTCGTCCGCCTGCACGACGGTGCGGTCCGCAACGGCTACACGCTCAAGATCGTCAATCGCGGGTTCGAGGATGAGACCGTGATTGTCGCCTTCGACGGCCCGCCGGGCGCCAGGATCAAGACCCCGGCCGCCGCTTCGAGCGGCGCCAGCCTGACGGTCGTAGCGCCGGCCAACGAGGTTCGGGCGCTGCGTGTTTTCGTCACCCTGCCGCCCCAAGCCCTCAGCGCGCCCAACCTGCCTGCGAGCTTTGTCGTCCGAACCTCGAAAGCCGAGGCGCGCGTCGAGACCACCTTCCTGTCGGGAGCCGCGAACACGCCATGA
- a CDS encoding pyridoxamine 5'-phosphate oxidase family protein: MTAKSVPAPVEIDGADEHEIQRLIIEILDENRLMSLAVNRPDGWPQVTLVNYLRRGRALYFVVARDSQKFANISRDPRVSIAIGGGTGPAAPVRGLSMAARVSEILEPDLILELNKLIWGQPAQAAFTPHPSSANVAVLEARPQIVSVIDYATPPGRRVLVRVIEDWRVERVPA, encoded by the coding sequence ATGACCGCAAAGAGCGTCCCCGCGCCCGTCGAGATCGACGGCGCCGACGAACACGAAATTCAACGCCTGATCATCGAGATCCTGGACGAGAACCGGCTGATGAGCCTCGCTGTCAATCGCCCCGACGGCTGGCCTCAGGTCACGTTGGTGAACTATCTGCGGCGGGGTCGCGCCCTCTATTTCGTCGTGGCCCGCGACAGCCAGAAGTTCGCCAACATCAGCCGCGACCCGCGGGTGTCCATCGCCATCGGCGGCGGGACCGGCCCAGCGGCGCCGGTTCGCGGTCTGTCCATGGCTGCGCGCGTGAGCGAGATTCTCGAGCCCGATCTGATCCTGGAGCTCAACAAGCTGATCTGGGGCCAACCCGCGCAGGCCGCCTTCACCCCCCATCCCAGTTCGGCGAATGTGGCGGTGCTGGAGGCGCGGCCGCAGATCGTCTCGGTGATCGACTACGCCACCCCGCCCGGGCGCCGGGTATTGGTCCGGGTCATCGAAGACTGGCGCGTCGAACGCGTGCCGGCCTGA
- a CDS encoding cation-translocating P-type ATPase, giving the protein MAAEPLRGLSEDEAALRLGQDGANELPRAAGRGLLRIAAETMREPMFILLMVAAVLYLVLGDLGEGLFILAGALATIGLVILQEARSERAMAALRDLAQPVARVIRGGAERRIPARELVVGDVVLVGEGERLPADGLLVAGDMLGVDESALTGESAPVSKRWAQASETLNSDAAPGAELGPHLYAGALVVRGQGVARVTRTGADTALGRIGASLAAIVQEPTPLQRKAGRLVGLLGLLALGYCVLVAVAYGLIRDDWVGGVLAGVTAAIALVPEEFPMVLAVFLALGAWRLATHRVLVRRSAVIETLGGATVLCVDKTGTLTENRMEVARLWTEAGDIAIEDPGTLADEAVQLLRLAGLASAVRPVDPMDRAIRDRLRWAPAEPGPEASEPERCWPLQPDRMAVIQAWRKDGAARLAAAKGAPEAIFHLCRLSEREVRRLHEVVDDFARQGLRVLGVASAQIEGEPSDDPHSMAFQFAGLVGFLDPVRADVPTALREAHAAGISVVMITGDHPATARAIAETAGIDIAVGVLTGPEVAAMSTPLLRERLRTARVFARMVPEQKLRLVEALKANGEVVAMTGDGVNDAPALEAAHIGVAMGKRGTDVAREAADLVLLDDSFVAIVGGVRLGRRIFMNLRKALTYVTAIHVPIAGLALGPIVLGMPPLLFPMHVVLLELVIDPMCALVFEGEPSEADAMTRPPRRPDEALFGPAQLALALAQGGGVLLGVFGVYAWALEVYPEPQARGAAFIALVGGNLVLALADTVSVGGRLLATHRWAYWSIAAAASGVLALVMAVPALAKVFSMALPDARLLILALLIALVSGGWLGLALRLRARSRSGQAGTRSTRQSSMTRTNTRRPGGVA; this is encoded by the coding sequence ATGGCCGCCGAACCACTGCGAGGACTGAGCGAAGACGAGGCGGCGCTGCGGCTGGGTCAGGACGGCGCCAATGAGCTCCCGCGCGCCGCCGGACGGGGGCTCCTGCGGATCGCCGCCGAAACCATGCGCGAGCCCATGTTCATCCTGCTCATGGTCGCGGCCGTCCTTTACCTCGTCTTGGGCGACCTGGGCGAAGGCCTGTTCATCCTGGCCGGAGCGCTGGCCACGATCGGCCTGGTCATCCTGCAGGAGGCGCGCAGCGAACGGGCGATGGCCGCCCTTCGCGACCTGGCTCAGCCCGTCGCGCGGGTGATCCGAGGCGGCGCCGAGCGGCGGATCCCGGCCCGCGAACTGGTGGTTGGCGACGTCGTTCTGGTGGGAGAGGGCGAGCGGCTGCCGGCCGACGGCCTCTTGGTGGCGGGGGACATGCTGGGCGTCGATGAGTCGGCGCTGACCGGTGAGTCCGCGCCGGTGTCGAAGAGATGGGCGCAGGCCAGCGAGACTCTCAACAGCGATGCGGCGCCCGGCGCGGAACTCGGCCCGCACCTGTACGCGGGCGCGCTCGTGGTGCGAGGGCAGGGCGTGGCGCGGGTCACCCGCACGGGCGCAGACACGGCGCTGGGCCGCATCGGCGCCTCGCTCGCCGCCATCGTCCAGGAACCCACGCCCCTGCAGCGCAAGGCCGGCCGGCTGGTGGGCCTGCTCGGTTTGCTGGCGCTCGGCTACTGCGTTCTGGTGGCCGTCGCCTACGGGCTGATCCGCGACGACTGGGTGGGCGGCGTACTGGCCGGCGTGACCGCGGCCATCGCGTTGGTCCCGGAAGAGTTCCCGATGGTCCTGGCCGTCTTCCTGGCCCTGGGCGCCTGGAGGCTGGCCACCCATCGGGTGCTGGTCCGCCGAAGCGCGGTGATCGAGACGCTGGGCGGGGCGACCGTGCTCTGCGTCGACAAGACGGGCACGCTCACAGAGAACCGGATGGAGGTCGCGCGCCTCTGGACCGAGGCGGGCGACATCGCGATCGAGGACCCCGGGACCCTGGCGGACGAAGCGGTTCAACTGCTGCGATTGGCAGGCCTGGCCTCGGCCGTCCGTCCGGTCGATCCCATGGACCGGGCGATCCGCGATCGCCTGCGCTGGGCGCCCGCCGAGCCTGGACCTGAGGCCTCCGAACCCGAACGTTGCTGGCCGCTGCAACCCGACAGGATGGCGGTCATCCAGGCTTGGCGGAAAGACGGCGCGGCGCGGCTTGCCGCGGCCAAGGGCGCGCCGGAAGCGATCTTCCACCTCTGCAGGCTGTCAGAGCGCGAGGTCAGGCGTCTCCACGAAGTCGTCGACGACTTCGCCCGCCAAGGCCTGCGAGTACTGGGCGTCGCATCTGCCCAGATCGAAGGCGAACCTTCCGACGACCCACATTCCATGGCGTTCCAGTTCGCCGGCCTGGTCGGCTTCCTCGATCCGGTCCGCGCCGACGTGCCGACCGCCTTGCGCGAGGCGCACGCCGCCGGGATATCGGTGGTGATGATCACCGGCGACCATCCGGCGACCGCTCGCGCGATCGCCGAGACCGCCGGGATCGACATCGCCGTGGGGGTACTCACGGGCCCCGAGGTCGCCGCGATGTCGACACCCCTGCTCCGCGAGCGCCTTCGGACCGCGCGGGTCTTCGCCCGCATGGTTCCGGAGCAGAAGCTCCGGCTGGTGGAGGCCCTCAAGGCCAATGGCGAGGTCGTCGCCATGACCGGAGACGGGGTCAACGACGCCCCGGCGCTGGAGGCGGCCCATATCGGCGTCGCCATGGGGAAGCGGGGGACCGACGTGGCCCGCGAGGCCGCCGATCTCGTGCTGCTGGACGACAGCTTCGTCGCGATCGTCGGCGGGGTGCGCCTGGGCCGCCGCATCTTCATGAACCTGCGCAAGGCGCTGACCTATGTCACCGCCATCCACGTGCCCATCGCCGGGCTGGCCCTGGGCCCAATCGTCCTGGGCATGCCGCCGCTGCTGTTTCCGATGCATGTGGTCTTGCTGGAGCTCGTCATCGATCCGATGTGCGCCCTGGTCTTCGAAGGCGAGCCAAGCGAAGCCGACGCCATGACACGTCCGCCGCGGCGCCCGGACGAGGCGCTGTTCGGGCCCGCCCAGCTCGCCCTGGCCCTGGCCCAGGGCGGCGGGGTGCTTTTGGGCGTGTTCGGCGTCTACGCCTGGGCGCTCGAAGTCTATCCTGAACCGCAAGCCCGAGGGGCGGCTTTCATCGCGCTCGTCGGCGGCAATCTCGTGCTCGCGCTCGCCGACACGGTGTCGGTCGGCGGGCGGCTGCTCGCAACGCATCGCTGGGCCTACTGGTCGATCGCCGCGGCCGCCTCGGGCGTCTTGGCCTTGGTCATGGCGGTCCCGGCCCTGGCCAAGGTGTTCAGCATGGCGCTTCCGGATGCTCGGCTGCTGATCCTGGCCCTCCTGATCGCCCTGGTGAGCGGCGGCTGGCTCGGCCTGGCGCTTCGCCTGCGAGCCCGCAGCCGGTCGGGTCAGGCCGGCACGCGTTCGACGCGCCAGTCTTCGATGACCCGGACCAATACCCGGCGCCCGGGCGGGGTGGCGTAG
- a CDS encoding zinc-dependent alcohol dehydrogenase family protein has protein sequence MALAEIGRLEAVRRADPHPGPGEIALQVKACGVCRTDLHVVDGELASRRRGAIPGHEIVGRIVALGPGVTDLEVGQRVGVGWLAQTCGRCRYCRDGQENLCDDALFTGWTRDGGYADQVVVDARFCFPIPEVYADAEAAPLLCAGLIGFRAWRMACEGGRVERLGLFGFGAAAHLLAQLAIFEGQAVYAFTRPGDAAAQDLARDLGCAWAGGSDELAPAPLDAAIIFAPAGDLVPIALRAVRKGGAVVCGGIHMSDIPSFPYALLWEERRLFSVANVTRADAAAYLPRAARAGVRAHVVTYPLEQAQQALDDLRRGAFAGAAVLQP, from the coding sequence ATGGCGCTCGCGGAAATTGGGCGGCTGGAGGCGGTCCGGCGCGCCGATCCGCATCCTGGGCCGGGCGAGATCGCGCTGCAGGTCAAGGCCTGCGGCGTCTGTCGCACCGACCTGCATGTGGTCGATGGCGAACTGGCGTCTCGCCGCCGCGGCGCGATCCCGGGCCATGAGATCGTCGGGCGCATCGTCGCCCTGGGACCAGGCGTGACCGATCTTGAAGTCGGCCAGCGCGTCGGGGTCGGTTGGCTCGCCCAAACCTGTGGCCGCTGCCGCTACTGCCGGGACGGCCAGGAGAACCTTTGCGACGATGCGCTGTTCACCGGCTGGACGCGCGATGGCGGTTACGCCGACCAGGTCGTCGTCGACGCGCGCTTCTGCTTCCCGATACCCGAGGTCTACGCCGACGCCGAGGCCGCGCCGTTGCTATGCGCCGGCCTGATCGGGTTTCGCGCCTGGCGCATGGCCTGCGAGGGCGGCCGCGTCGAGCGCCTGGGGCTCTTCGGGTTCGGGGCGGCGGCCCACCTGTTGGCGCAGCTGGCGATCTTCGAGGGGCAGGCGGTTTACGCCTTCACCCGCCCCGGCGACGCCGCAGCCCAGGACCTGGCGCGCGACCTGGGATGCGCGTGGGCGGGCGGATCGGATGAGCTGGCGCCGGCGCCGCTCGACGCGGCGATCATCTTCGCGCCTGCGGGCGACCTGGTCCCCATCGCCCTGCGCGCCGTGCGCAAGGGCGGCGCCGTCGTCTGCGGCGGTATCCACATGAGCGACATTCCGTCCTTCCCTTACGCCCTGCTGTGGGAGGAACGCAGGCTGTTTTCGGTGGCCAACGTCACCCGCGCCGACGCCGCGGCCTACTTGCCCCGCGCGGCGAGGGCCGGGGTCCGCGCGCACGTGGTGACCTACCCCTTGGAGCAGGCCCAGCAGGCCCTCGACGATCTGCGACGCGGCGCCTTTGCCGGCGCCGCCGTGCTGCAGCCATAG